One Amblyomma americanum isolate KBUSLIRL-KWMA chromosome 8, ASM5285725v1, whole genome shotgun sequence DNA window includes the following coding sequences:
- the Mhc gene encoding myosin heavy chain isoform X14, which yields MAEDPDPTEYLYVSLETKRKDQTKPYDGKKMVWVPDEKEGFILGNISSTKGDMVTVDCPGGERTVKKDILQQVNPPKYEKCEDMSNMTYLNDASVLHNLKQRYYVNLIYTYSGLFCVAINPYKRFPIYTRRVVEIYKGRRRTEVPPHVFAVSDGAYMDMLANRENQSMLITGESGAGKTENTKKVIAYFAHVGATSKKEEAAAKKDSKKGNLEDQVVQTNPVLESFGNAKTVRNDNSSRFGKFIRIHFGPMGKLAGADIETYLLEKARVISQQPAERSYHIFYQLMSGKLPGLKEKLLLSDDIHDYYFVSQGKTEIPGLDDGDEALATDTAFDVLGFTDEEKENIYKVTAAVMHFGCLKFKQRPREEQAEADGTEEGERVAHLLGLNAADLYKNLLKPRIKVGTEFVTQGRNITQVTASVGALSKAIFDRLFKWLVKRVNETLDTKQKRQHFIGVLDIAGFEIFDYNGFEQICINFTNEKLQQFFNHHMFVLEQEEYKREGIDWVFIDFGLDLQACIELIEKPMGVLSILEEESMFPKASDKTFEEKLKTNHLGKSPNFIKPKPPKPGQSEAHFAIVHYAGTVPYNLTGWLEKNKDPLNDCVVDQFKKGSNALLQAIFEDHPGLGGGDDKGGKGGRKKGSGFQTVSGLYREQLNKLMATLNSTAPHFVRCIIPNETKSPGVIDSHLVMHQLTCNGVLEGIRICRKGFPNRMIYPDFKQRYTILAPNAVPKGFVDAKHCAEKVIEAIQLDNNDFRFGHSKIFFRAGVLGRLEELRDERLGKIITMIQAAVRWYITKKHFQKLKEQRVALLVIQRNLRKFLQLRNWLWWKLYSKVKPLLSVARVEDELKALEEKLKKTQEALEKEEKLRKELEGQNVKVLQEKNDLFLQLEAERMGAGDVEERLNKALTQKGDLESQLQELQDRLQHEEDAHGQLSQTKKKLEGEISGLKKDIEDMELALQKAEQDKATKDHQIRNLNDEIQHQDELINKLNKEKKQLQEQNQKTAEDLQATEDKVNHLNKVKAKLEQTLDELEDSLEREKKARADLEKNKRKVEGDLKLAQEAVADLEKHKKEMDQNLQRKEKEMASLAAKLEDEQALVAKLQKQIKELQARIEELEEELEAERQARAKAEKQRADLAREIEELSERLEESGGATSAQVELNKRREAELAKLRRDLEESNLQHEQAMSNLRKKHNDSVAELSEQIDQLNKHKAKVEKERATLAAEVSDLQSLLDHSNKSQANAEKQVKQLEVQLADAQFKLDETNRTLNDLDGSKKKMGVENSELQRQLEEAESQVAQLNKIKASLATQLEEAKRQADEEARERAAILGKYRNLEHDLDNLRESIEEEQEAKADFQRQLSKANAEAQLWRSKYESEGLARLEELEEAKRKLHGKLQEAEEAMEQLNAKCSGLEKTKAHLQGELEDMSIEVDKANALAASLEKRQKSFDKVIAEWKAKVDDLAAELDASQKECRNYSTEVFKLRAAYEESQEHYEAVKRENKNLQDEIKDLMDQLGEGGRSVHELEKSRKRLEMEKEELQAALEEAEAALEQEENKVLRAQLELSQVRQEIDRRIQEKEEEFENTRKNHQRALDSMQASLEAEAKGKAEALRLKKKLESDINELEIALDHANKANAEAQKNLKKYQQNVKDLQTALEEEQRARDEAREQYASAERRCNALHGELEESRQLLEQSDRARRAGEAELSEMHETVNELSAQTASLSVAKRKLEGEMQALQADLDEVLNEAKQSEEKAKKAMVDAARLADELRAEQDHALQQEKLRKALEQQMKELQVRLDEAEAAALKGGKKIIQKLEQKVRELENELENEQRRHGDAAKNFRKSERRIKELQFQAEEDRKNHERMQDLVDKLQQKIKTYKRQIEEAEEIAALNLAKFRKVQQELEDAEERADMAENTLAKLRAKNRSSASAGRAMSPGLAAAPLRT from the exons AGGACATTTTGCAGCAAGTGAACCCGCCAAAGTATGAGAAGTGCGAGGACATGTCCAACATGACGTACCTCAACGACGCGTCTGTGCTGCACAACCTCAAACAGCGATACTACGTTAATCTCATCTAC ACGTACTCGGGATTGTTCTGCGTCGCCATCAACCCCTACAAGCGCTTCCCCATCTACACCAGGCGCGTCGTGGAGATCTACAAGGGCCGCAGGCGTACGGAGGTGCCTCCCCATGTGTTCGCCGTCTCCGATGGAGCCTACATGGACATGTTGGCCA ACCGCGAGAACCAGTCTATGCTCATCAC CGGCGAGTCTGGTGCCGGTAAGACTGAGAACACGAAAAAGGTCATAGCCTATTTCGCGCACGTCGGTGCTACGAGCAAGAAAGAGGAGGCTGCAGCCAAGAAGGATTCCAAGAAG GGCAACCTGGAAGACCAGGTCGTGCAGACCAACCCCGTCCTCGAGTCGTTCGGTAACGCCAAGACCGTGCGTAACGACAACTCTTCGCGCTTC GGTAAATTCATCCGTATCCACTTCGGGCCCATGGGCAAGCTGGCCGGTGCTGACATTGAAACTT ATCTGCTGGAGAAGGCTCGTGTCATCTCTCAGCAACCAGCTGAGCGTTCGTACCACATCTTCTACCAGCTCATGTCAGGAAAGCTCCCTGGACTGAAGG AGAAACTGCTGCTCTCAGACGACATCCACGACTATTACTTCGTGTCTCAGGGTAAAACTGAGATTCCCGGTTTGGACGATGGCGACGAAGCCCTCGCCACCGAC ACTGCCTTCGACGTGTTGGGCTTCACGGACGAGGAGAAGGAGAACATCTACAAGGTTACGGCGGCCGTGATGCACTTCGGCTGCCTGAAGTTTAAGCAGAGGCCCCGAGAAGAGCAGGCCGAGGCCGACGGCACCGAGGAAGGCGAGCGTGTTGCCCACCTTCTGGGTCTCAACGCCGCTGACCTCTACAAGAACCTGCTCAAGCCTCGCATCAAGGTCGGCACGGAGTTCGTCACCCAGGGCAGGAACATCACACAG GTGACGGCCTCTGTGGGCGCCCTGTCCAAGGCCATCTTCGACAGGCTGTTCAAGTGGCTGGTCAAGCGTGTCAACGAGACGCTTGACACAAAGCAGAAGCGCCAGCACTTCATCGGTGTGCTGGATATTGCCGGTTTCGAGATCTTCGAC TACAACGGCTTCGAGCAAATTTGCATCAACTTCACCAATGAAAAGCTGCAGCAGTTCTTCAACCACCACATGTTCGTTCTGGAGCAAGAAGAGTACAAGCGTGAGGGCATCGACTGGGTCTTCATTGACTTCGGTCTTGATCTCCAAGCTTGTATCGAGCTTATTGAGAAG CCCATGGGTGTGCTCTCCATCCTTGAAGAGGAGTCTATGTTCCCCAAGGCCAGCGACAAGACCTTTGAGGAGAAGCTGAAAACCAATCATCTGGGCAAGTCGCCTAACTTCATCAAGCCCAAGCCACCGAAGCCCGGCCAGTCTGAGGCTCACTTTGCCATCGTCCACTATGCCGGCACT GTGCCGTACAACCTCACTGGCTGGCTTGAGAAGAACAAGGACCCCCTCAACGACTGCGTGGTTGACCAGTTCAAGAAGGGCTCTAACGCGCTTCTGCAGGCCATCTTCGAAGACCACCCCGGCCTTGGCGGTGGTGACGACAAGGGTGGAAAGG GTGGTCGCAAGAAGGGTTCTGGCTTCCAGACTGTGTCCGGTCTGTACAGG GAACAGTTGAACAAGCTGATGGCTACCCTGAATAGCACTGCCCCCCACTTTGTCCGCTGTATCATTCCGAACGAAACCAAGTCCCCAG GCGTCATCGACTCTCATCTTGTCATGCATCAGCTCACTTGCAACGGTGTGCTTGAAGGCATCCGTATCTGCCGAAAGGGCTTCCCCAACAGGATGATCTACCCAGACTTCAAGCAGCG ATACACGATCTTGGCTCCCAACGCCGTCCCCAAGGGCTTCGTTGATGCGAAACACTGCGCCGAAAAGGTCATCGAGGCCATTCAGCTCGATAACAACGATTTCCGCTTCGGACACAGCAAG ATCTTCTTCAGGGCAGGCGTCTTGGGTCGCCTGGAAGAACTGCGTGACGAGCGTCTCGGCAAGATTATCACCATGATTCAAGCCGCTGTGCGCTGGTATATAACCAAGAAGCACTTCCAGAAGCTCAAGGAACAGAG GGTGGCGCTGCTGGTCATCCAGCGCAACCTCCGCAAGTTCCTCCAGCTGCGCAACTGGCTCTGGTGGAAGCTGTACAGCAAG GTCAAGCCCCTGCTGTCCGTCGCCCGCGTGGAAGACGAGCTCAAGGCGCTCGAAGAGAAGCTCAAGAAGACACAGGAGGCCCTGGAGAAGGAAGAGAAGTTGCGCAAGGAGCTTGAGGGCCAGAACGTCAAAGTGCTGCAGGAGAAGAACGACCTGTTCCTGCagctcgaggctgagcgcatggGCGCCGGCGACGTCGAGGAACGCCTGAACAAGGCCCTCACGCAGAAGGGAGACCTTGAGAGCCAACTGCAGGAGCTGCAGGACCGGCTCCAGCACGAGGAGGATGCGCACGGCCAGCTCTCTCAGACCAAGAAGAAGCTCGAGGGCGAGATTTCCGGCCTCAAGAAGGACATCGAGGACATGGAGCTGGCACTGCAGAAGGCGGAGCAGGACAAGGCCACCAAGGACCACCAGATCCGCAACCTCAACGACGAGATCCAGCACCAGGACGAGCTCATCAACAAGCTCAACAAGGAGAAGAAGCAGTTGCAGGAGCAGAACCAGAAGACCGCCGAAGACCTCCAGGCCACCGAGGACAAGGTGAACCACCTGAACAAGGTCAAGGCCAAGCTGGAGCAGACGCTCGACGAGCTGGAGGACTCGCTGGAACGCGAAAAGAAGGCCCGCGCCGACCTCGAGAAGAACAAGCGCAAGGTTGAGGGAGACCTCAAGCTCGCCCAGGAGGCCGTCGCCGATCTCGAGAAGCACAAGAAAGAGATGGACCAGAACTTGCAGCGCAAGGAGAAGGAGATGGCTAGCCTGGCCGCGAAGCTGGAGGATGAGCAGGCGCTGGTCGCCAAGCTGCAGAAGCAGATCAAGGAACTCCAG GCCCGCATCGAGGAGCTCGAAGAGGAGCTGGAAGCTGAACGCCAGGCTCGGGCCAAG GCTGAGAAGCAGCGCGCCGACCTCGCTCGCGAGATTGAAGAGCTGAGCGAGCGGCTCGAGGAGTCGGGTGGAGCCACGTCGGCCCAGGTAGAGCTGAACAAGCGCCGCGAAGCCGAGCTCGCCAAGCTGAGGCGCGACCTCGAAGAGTCCAACCTTCAGCATGAGCAGGCCATGTCCAACCTGCGCAAGAAGCACAACGACTCGGTCGCCGAGCTCTCCGAGCAGATCGACCAGCTCAACAAGCACAAGGCCAA AGTTGAAAAGGAGCGTGCCACCCTGGCTGCCGAAGTGTCCGACCTCCAATCCCTCCTGGACCACAGCAACAAGTCACAG GCTAACGCTGAGAAGCAGGTGAAGCAACTGGAGGTGCAGCTCGCGGACGCCCAGTTCAAGCTGGACGAGACCAACCGCACGCTGAACGACCTGGATGGCTCCAAGAAGAAGATGGGCGTCGAGAACAGCGAGCTCCAGCGGCAGCTTGAGGAGGCCGAATCTCAAGTGGCGCAGCTCAACAAGATCAAGGCTTCGCTGGCGACGCAGCTTGAGGAAGCCAAGCGCCAGGCCGACGAGGAGGCACGG GAGCGCGCTGCCATCCTTGGCAAGTACCGCAACCTGGAGCACGACCTGGACAACCTGCGCGAGAGCATCGAAGAGGAACAGGAAGCCAAGGCCGACTTCCAGCGCCAGCTCAGCAAGGCCAACGCCGAGGCTCAGCTCTGGCGCTCCAAGTACGAGAGCGAGGGTCTGGCGCGCCTGGAGGAACTCGAGGAGGCCAA GCGCAAGCTGCATGGCAAGCTCCAGGAGGCTGAGGAGGCCATGGAGCAGCTGAACGCCAAGTGCAGCGGCCTCGAGAAGACCAAGGCGCACCTGCAGGGAGAGCTGGAGGACATGTCCATCGAAGTGGACAAGGCCAACGCTCTCGCCGCCTCTCTCGAGAAGCGCCAGAAGTCATTCGACAAG GTCATCGCCGAATGGAAGGCCAAGGTTGACGACCTCGCCGCCGAGCTCGACGCGTCGCAGAAAGAATGCCGAAACTACTCCACCGAGGTGTTCAAGCTGCGCGCCGCGTACGAGGAGAGCCAGGAGCACTACGAGGCAGTTAAGCGCGAGAACAAGAACCTCCAGGACGAGATCAAGGACCTGATGGACCAGCTTGGTGAGGGTGGCCGAAGCGTGCACGAGCTCGAGAAGTCTCGCAAGAGGCTCGAGATGGAGAAGGAGGAACTGCAGGCTGCGCTCGAAGAGGCCGAGGCTGCGCTTGAGCAGGAGGAGAACAAG GTGCTGCGCGCCCAGCTCGagctgtcgcaggtgcggcaggAGATCGACCGGCGCATCCAGGAGAAGGAGGAAGAATTCGAGAACACTCGAAAGAACCACCAGCGGGCTCTGGACTCCATGCAGGCCAGTCTCGAGGCCGAGGCTAAGGGCAAAGCCGAGGCGCTGAGGCTCAAGAAGAAGCTGGAGAGCGACATCAACGAGCTCGAGATTGCCCTCGACCACGCCAACAAGGCCAACGCCGAGGCGCAGAAGAACCTCAAGAAGTACCAGCAGAACGTCAAGGACCTGCAGACCGCCCTCGAGGAAGAACAGCGTGCCCGCGACGAAGCCCGTGAGCAGTACGCGTCGGCTGAGCGCCGTTGCAACGCTCTTCACGGCGAGCTGGAGGAGAGTCGCCAGCTGCTGGAACAGTCTGACCGCGCCCGCCGCGCCGGTGAAGCCGAGCTCAGCGAGATGCACGAGACAGTCAACGAGCTGTCGGCTCAGACCGCCTCTCTGTCGGTGGCCAAGAGGAAGCTCGAGGGAGAAATGCAGGCTCTCCAG GCTGACCTGGACGAGGTGCTCAACGAGGCCAAGCAGTCGGAGGAGAAGGCCAAGAAGGCGATGGTGGACGCTGCCCGCCTGGCTGACGAGCTGCGCGCCGAGCAGGACCACGCCCTGCAACAGGAGAAGCTGCGCAAGGCTCTCGAGCAGCAGATGAAGGAGCTCCAGGTGCGCCTGGACGAAGCCGAGGCCGCGGCTCTCAAGGGCGGCAAGAAGATCATCCAGAAGCTGGAACAGAAGGTGCGCGAGCTCGAGAACGAGCTGGAGAACGAGCAACGCCGGCACGGAGACGCCGCCAAGAACTTCCGCAAGAGCGAGCGCCGCATCAAGGAGCTCCAGTTCCAG GCCGAAGAGGACCGCAAGAACCACGAGCGCATGCAAGACCTGGTGGACAAGCTCCAGCAGAAGATCAAGACGTACAAGCGCCAGATCGAGGAGGCCGAGGAGATCGCGGCTCTCAACCTGGCCAAGTTCCGCAAGGTGCAGCAGGAGCTGGAGGACGCCGAGGAGCGCGCCGACATGGCCGAGAACACGCTCGCCAAGCTGCGCGCCAAGAACCGCAGCTCCGCGTCCGCTGGCCGTGCCATGTCGCCCGGACTGGCCGCCGCGCCCCTCCGGACCTAA
- the Mhc gene encoding myosin heavy chain isoform X13: MAEDPDPTEYLYVSLETKRKDQTKPYDGKKMVWVPDEKEGFILGNISSTKGDMVTVDCPGGERTVKKDLLQQVNPPKYEKCEDMSSLTYLNDASVLHNLKERYYVNLIYTYSGLFCVAINPYKRFPIYTRRVVEIYKGRRRTEVPPHVFAVSDGAYMDMLANRENQSMLITGESGAGKTENTKKVIAYFAHVGATSKKEEAAAKKDSKKGNLEDQVVQTNPVLESFGNAKTVRNDNSSRFGKFIRIHFGPMGKLAGADIETYLLEKARVISQQPAERSYHIFYQLMSGKLPGLKEKLLLTNNINDYHFVSQGKTSIPGVDDAEEFQVTDTAFDVLGFTDEEKENIYKVTAAVMHFGCLKFKQRPREEQAEADGTEEGERVAHLLGLNAADLYKNLLKPRIKVGTEFVTQGRNITQVTASVGALSKAIFDRLFKWLVKRVNETLDTKQKRQHFIGVLDIAGFEIFDFNSFEQLCINFTNEKLQQFFNHHMFVLEQEEYKREGIEWEFIDFGLDLQACIELIEKPMGVLSILEEESMFPKASDKTFEEKLKTNHLGKSPNFIKPKPPKPGQSEAHFAIVHYAGTVPYNLTGWLEKNKDPLNDCVVDQFKKGSNALLQAIFEDHPGLGGGDDKGGKGGRKKGSGFQTVSGLYREQLNKLMATLNSTAPHFVRCIIPNETKSPGVIDSHLVMHQLTCNGVLEGIRICRKGFPNRMIYPDFKQRYAILAPNALPKGFVDARAATEKLLDAIKLDEGEYRLGFTKIFFRAGVLGRLEELRDERLGKIITMIQAAVRWYITKKHFQKLKEQRVALLVIQRNLRKFLQLRNWLWWKLYSKVKPLLSVARVEDELKALEEKLKKTQEALEKEEKLRKELEGQNVKVLQEKNDLFLQLEAERMGAGDVEERLNKALTQKGDLESQLQELQDRLQHEEDAHGQLSQTKKKLEGEISGLKKDIEDMELALQKAEQDKATKDHQIRNLNDEIQHQDELINKLNKEKKQLQEQNQKTAEDLQATEDKVNHLNKVKAKLEQTLDELEDSLEREKKARADLEKNKRKVEGDLKLAQEAVADLEKHKKEMDQNLQRKEKEMASLAAKLEDEQALVAKLQKQIKELQARIEELEEELEAERQARAKAEKQRADLAREIEELSERLEESGGATSAQVELNKRREAELAKLRRDLEESNLQHEQAMSNLRKKHNDSVAELSEQIDQLNKHKAKVEKERATLAAEVSDLQSLLDHSNKSQANAEKQVKQLEVQLADAQFKLDETNRTLNDLDGSKKKMGVENSELQRQLEEAESQVAQLNKIKASLATQLEEAKRQADEEARERAAILGKYRNLEHDLDNLRESIEEEQEAKADFQRQLSKANAEAQLWRSKYESEGLARLEELEEAKRKLHGKLQEAEEAMEQLNAKCSGLEKTKAHLQGELEDMSIEVDKANALAASLEKRQKSFDKVIAEWKAKVDDLAAELDASQKECRNYSTEVFKLRAAYEESQEHYEAVKRENKNLQDEIKDLMDQLGEGGRSVHELEKSRKRLEMEKEELQAALEEAEAALEQEENKVLRAQLELSQVRQEIDRRIQEKEEEFENTRKNHQRALDSMQASLEAEAKGKAEALRLKKKLESDINELEIALDHANKANAEAQKNLKKYQQNVKDLQTALEEEQRARDEAREQYASAERRCNALHGELEESRQLLEQSDRARRAGEAELSEMHETVNELSAQTASLSVAKRKLEGEMQALQADLDEVLNEAKQSEEKAKKAMVDAARLADELRAEQDHALQQEKLRKALEQQMKELQVRLDEAEAAALKGGKKIIQKLEQKVRELENELENEQRRHGDAAKNFRKSERRIKELQFQAEEDRKNHERMQDLVDKLQQKIKTYKRQIEEAEEIAALNLAKFRKVQQELEDAEERADMAENTLAKLRAKNRSSASAGRAMSPGLAAAPLRT, translated from the exons ACGTACTCGGGATTGTTCTGCGTCGCCATCAACCCCTACAAGCGCTTCCCCATCTACACCAGGCGCGTCGTGGAGATCTACAAGGGCCGCAGGCGTACGGAGGTGCCTCCCCATGTGTTCGCCGTCTCCGATGGAGCCTACATGGACATGTTGGCCA ACCGCGAGAACCAGTCTATGCTCATCAC CGGCGAGTCTGGTGCCGGTAAGACTGAGAACACGAAAAAGGTCATAGCCTATTTCGCGCACGTCGGTGCTACGAGCAAGAAAGAGGAGGCTGCAGCCAAGAAGGATTCCAAGAAG GGCAACCTGGAAGACCAGGTCGTGCAGACCAACCCCGTCCTCGAGTCGTTCGGTAACGCCAAGACCGTGCGTAACGACAACTCTTCGCGCTTC GGTAAATTCATCCGTATCCACTTCGGGCCCATGGGCAAGCTGGCCGGTGCTGACATTGAAACTT ATCTGCTGGAGAAGGCTCGTGTCATCTCTCAGCAACCAGCTGAGCGTTCGTACCACATCTTCTACCAGCTCATGTCAGGAAAGCTCCCTGGACTGAAGG AGAAACTGCTCCTTACCAACAACATCAACGACTACCATTTCGTGTCCCAGGGTAAGACTAGCATCCCCGGCGTTGACGACGCCGAAGAGTTCCAGGTCACCGAC ACTGCCTTCGACGTGTTGGGCTTCACGGACGAGGAGAAGGAGAACATCTACAAGGTTACGGCGGCCGTGATGCACTTCGGCTGCCTGAAGTTTAAGCAGAGGCCCCGAGAAGAGCAGGCCGAGGCCGACGGCACCGAGGAAGGCGAGCGTGTTGCCCACCTTCTGGGTCTCAACGCCGCTGACCTCTACAAGAACCTGCTCAAGCCTCGCATCAAGGTCGGCACGGAGTTCGTCACCCAGGGCAGGAACATCACACAG GTGACGGCCTCTGTGGGCGCCCTGTCCAAGGCCATCTTCGACAGGCTGTTCAAGTGGCTGGTCAAGCGTGTCAACGAGACGCTTGACACAAAGCAGAAGCGCCAGCACTTCATCGGTGTGCTGGATATTGCCGGTTTCGAGATCTTCGAC TTCAATAGCTTTGAGCAGCTCTGCATCAACTTCACCAACGAAAAGCTGCAGCAGTTCTTCAACCATCACATGTTCGTTCTTGAGCAAGAAGAGTACAAGCGCGAGGGAATCGAATGGGAATTCATCGACTTTGGCCTCGACCTGCAAGCGTGTATCGAGCTCATTGAGAAG CCCATGGGTGTGCTCTCCATCCTTGAAGAGGAGTCTATGTTCCCCAAGGCCAGCGACAAGACCTTTGAGGAGAAGCTGAAAACCAATCATCTGGGCAAGTCGCCTAACTTCATCAAGCCCAAGCCACCGAAGCCCGGCCAGTCTGAGGCTCACTTTGCCATCGTCCACTATGCCGGCACT GTGCCGTACAACCTCACTGGCTGGCTTGAGAAGAACAAGGACCCCCTCAACGACTGCGTGGTTGACCAGTTCAAGAAGGGCTCTAACGCGCTTCTGCAGGCCATCTTCGAAGACCACCCCGGCCTTGGCGGTGGTGACGACAAGGGTGGAAAGG GTGGTCGCAAGAAGGGTTCTGGCTTCCAGACTGTGTCCGGTCTGTACAGG GAACAGTTGAACAAGCTGATGGCTACCCTGAATAGCACTGCCCCCCACTTTGTCCGCTGTATCATTCCGAACGAAACCAAGTCCCCAG GCGTCATCGACTCTCATCTTGTCATGCATCAGCTCACTTGCAACGGTGTGCTTGAAGGCATCCGTATCTGCCGAAAGGGCTTCCCCAACAGGATGATCTACCCAGACTTCAAGCAGCG ATACGCCATCCTTGCCCCTAACGCGCTCCCCAAAGGCTTCGTGGACGCTCGTGCCGCCACTGAGAAGCTGCTGGACGCCATCAAACTCGACGAGGGCGAGTATCGGCTCGGATTCACCAAG ATCTTCTTCAGGGCAGGCGTCTTGGGTCGCCTGGAAGAACTGCGTGACGAGCGTCTCGGCAAGATTATCACCATGATTCAAGCCGCTGTGCGCTGGTATATAACCAAGAAGCACTTCCAGAAGCTCAAGGAACAGAG GGTGGCGCTGCTGGTCATCCAGCGCAACCTCCGCAAGTTCCTCCAGCTGCGCAACTGGCTCTGGTGGAAGCTGTACAGCAAG GTCAAGCCCCTGCTGTCCGTCGCCCGCGTGGAAGACGAGCTCAAGGCGCTCGAAGAGAAGCTCAAGAAGACACAGGAGGCCCTGGAGAAGGAAGAGAAGTTGCGCAAGGAGCTTGAGGGCCAGAACGTCAAAGTGCTGCAGGAGAAGAACGACCTGTTCCTGCagctcgaggctgagcgcatggGCGCCGGCGACGTCGAGGAACGCCTGAACAAGGCCCTCACGCAGAAGGGAGACCTTGAGAGCCAACTGCAGGAGCTGCAGGACCGGCTCCAGCACGAGGAGGATGCGCACGGCCAGCTCTCTCAGACCAAGAAGAAGCTCGAGGGCGAGATTTCCGGCCTCAAGAAGGACATCGAGGACATGGAGCTGGCACTGCAGAAGGCGGAGCAGGACAAGGCCACCAAGGACCACCAGATCCGCAACCTCAACGACGAGATCCAGCACCAGGACGAGCTCATCAACAAGCTCAACAAGGAGAAGAAGCAGTTGCAGGAGCAGAACCAGAAGACCGCCGAAGACCTCCAGGCCACCGAGGACAAGGTGAACCACCTGAACAAGGTCAAGGCCAAGCTGGAGCAGACGCTCGACGAGCTGGAGGACTCGCTGGAACGCGAAAAGAAGGCCCGCGCCGACCTCGAGAAGAACAAGCGCAAGGTTGAGGGAGACCTCAAGCTCGCCCAGGAGGCCGTCGCCGATCTCGAGAAGCACAAGAAAGAGATGGACCAGAACTTGCAGCGCAAGGAGAAGGAGATGGCTAGCCTGGCCGCGAAGCTGGAGGATGAGCAGGCGCTGGTCGCCAAGCTGCAGAAGCAGATCAAGGAACTCCAG GCCCGCATCGAGGAGCTCGAAGAGGAGCTGGAAGCTGAACGCCAGGCTCGGGCCAAG GCTGAGAAGCAGCGCGCCGACCTCGCTCGCGAGATTGAAGAGCTGAGCGAGCGGCTCGAGGAGTCGGGTGGAGCCACGTCGGCCCAGGTAGAGCTGAACAAGCGCCGCGAAGCCGAGCTCGCCAAGCTGAGGCGCGACCTCGAAGAGTCCAACCTTCAGCATGAGCAGGCCATGTCCAACCTGCGCAAGAAGCACAACGACTCGGTCGCCGAGCTCTCCGAGCAGATCGACCAGCTCAACAAGCACAAGGCCAA AGTTGAAAAGGAGCGTGCCACCCTGGCTGCCGAAGTGTCCGACCTCCAATCCCTCCTGGACCACAGCAACAAGTCACAG GCTAACGCTGAGAAGCAGGTGAAGCAACTGGAGGTGCAGCTCGCGGACGCCCAGTTCAAGCTGGACGAGACCAACCGCACGCTGAACGACCTGGATGGCTCCAAGAAGAAGATGGGCGTCGAGAACAGCGAGCTCCAGCGGCAGCTTGAGGAGGCCGAATCTCAAGTGGCGCAGCTCAACAAGATCAAGGCTTCGCTGGCGACGCAGCTTGAGGAAGCCAAGCGCCAGGCCGACGAGGAGGCACGG GAGCGCGCTGCCATCCTTGGCAAGTACCGCAACCTGGAGCACGACCTGGACAACCTGCGCGAGAGCATCGAAGAGGAACAGGAAGCCAAGGCCGACTTCCAGCGCCAGCTCAGCAAGGCCAACGCCGAGGCTCAGCTCTGGCGCTCCAAGTACGAGAGCGAGGGTCTGGCGCGCCTGGAGGAACTCGAGGAGGCCAA GCGCAAGCTGCATGGCAAGCTCCAGGAGGCTGAGGAGGCCATGGAGCAGCTGAACGCCAAGTGCAGCGGCCTCGAGAAGACCAAGGCGCACCTGCAGGGAGAGCTGGAGGACATGTCCATCGAAGTGGACAAGGCCAACGCTCTCGCCGCCTCTCTCGAGAAGCGCCAGAAGTCATTCGACAAG GTCATCGCCGAATGGAAGGCCAAGGTTGACGACCTCGCCGCCGAGCTCGACGCGTCGCAGAAAGAATGCCGAAACTACTCCACCGAGGTGTTCAAGCTGCGCGCCGCGTACGAGGAGAGCCAGGAGCACTACGAGGCAGTTAAGCGCGAGAACAAGAACCTCCAGGACGAGATCAAGGACCTGATGGACCAGCTTGGTGAGGGTGGCCGAAGCGTGCACGAGCTCGAGAAGTCTCGCAAGAGGCTCGAGATGGAGAAGGAGGAACTGCAGGCTGCGCTCGAAGAGGCCGAGGCTGCGCTTGAGCAGGAGGAGAACAAG GTGCTGCGCGCCCAGCTCGagctgtcgcaggtgcggcaggAGATCGACCGGCGCATCCAGGAGAAGGAGGAAGAATTCGAGAACACTCGAAAGAACCACCAGCGGGCTCTGGACTCCATGCAGGCCAGTCTCGAGGCCGAGGCTAAGGGCAAAGCCGAGGCGCTGAGGCTCAAGAAGAAGCTGGAGAGCGACATCAACGAGCTCGAGATTGCCCTCGACCACGCCAACAAGGCCAACGCCGAGGCGCAGAAGAACCTCAAGAAGTACCAGCAGAACGTCAAGGACCTGCAGACCGCCCTCGAGGAAGAACAGCGTGCCCGCGACGAAGCCCGTGAGCAGTACGCGTCGGCTGAGCGCCGTTGCAACGCTCTTCACGGCGAGCTGGAGGAGAGTCGCCAGCTGCTGGAACAGTCTGACCGCGCCCGCCGCGCCGGTGAAGCCGAGCTCAGCGAGATGCACGAGACAGTCAACGAGCTGTCGGCTCAGACCGCCTCTCTGTCGGTGGCCAAGAGGAAGCTCGAGGGAGAAATGCAGGCTCTCCAG GCTGACCTGGACGAGGTGCTCAACGAGGCCAAGCAGTCGGAGGAGAAGGCCAAGAAGGCGATGGTGGACGCTGCCCGCCTGGCTGACGAGCTGCGCGCCGAGCAGGACCACGCCCTGCAACAGGAGAAGCTGCGCAAGGCTCTCGAGCAGCAGATGAAGGAGCTCCAGGTGCGCCTGGACGAAGCCGAGGCCGCGGCTCTCAAGGGCGGCAAGAAGATCATCCAGAAGCTGGAACAGAAGGTGCGCGAGCTCGAGAACGAGCTGGAGAACGAGCAACGCCGGCACGGAGACGCCGCCAAGAACTTCCGCAAGAGCGAGCGCCGCATCAAGGAGCTCCAGTTCCAG GCCGAAGAGGACCGCAAGAACCACGAGCGCATGCAAGACCTGGTGGACAAGCTCCAGCAGAAGATCAAGACGTACAAGCGCCAGATCGAGGAGGCCGAGGAGATCGCGGCTCTCAACCTGGCCAAGTTCCGCAAGGTGCAGCAGGAGCTGGAGGACGCCGAGGAGCGCGCCGACATGGCCGAGAACACGCTCGCCAAGCTGCGCGCCAAGAACCGCAGCTCCGCGTCCGCTGGCCGTGCCATGTCGCCCGGACTGGCCGCCGCGCCCCTCCGGACCTAA